The sequence below is a genomic window from Ipomoea triloba cultivar NCNSP0323 chromosome 2, ASM357664v1.
AGTAATGGCTTACCCTAGAACGAGGTGATGGGCATGATCCAACAGATGACTTTGGTGACTCCGTCTTTGGAGTGAACTCGCCCACAATAGATAGATCTGACTGGAGTGTCGCCGAGTTTGGTCGCCAACTGGTACAGAGCTCCTCAAGAACCTGCGAAGAAAGTGAAGAAAGTGAAGCTGTGAAGAAAGTGCCTCGCCCACCCACCCTAGACTCGTCGTCGCTGGAATGAAGAAAGTTCCGCTAGGCTCGTCGTTGTCAGAGTGAAAAAGGTGAACCTGTGATCCCAGACTACGGAAATCGGACTACTGAAAACAGCCTCTTAAGGGGTATTAAAGTTGTGAAGAAAGTGAAGAAGTAAAGTGGTGATTGAGGGGACTGTGGTGTGTTTTCAAATCAGAAAGGAAGAAGGTGAAGAAGAATAGGGAGGAAGATAGAAGAAAAGTGATGCTGCTAGGATTCAATTACTGTAGCTCTTTTTACTGTTCAGCCGTGTGTTTTCAAATCAGAGAATCACTTTTAGGTGTGTTTCTGATTTCTTAATAAATGGAGAACTATTCTCACTTTtcaaaattagaaaacaaaaagtaaacgcctttcccaattttggaaaatttttgaaaatttcctaAAAGTAAATGCACCTTTAAGTTTTCTTCCTCTGTCTACTCTAAATTTCTCTTCCTTTCTTCTACAATCCTCTTATTCTTATGTCATTCTCTTCATTTCTTCTGCAATATTCCtttattcctttttctttctctgtttaaTTCCGTTGGAatgttacatttggtatcagagctctaGGCTCGTGCTGGTATGGCGAGCTCCGTGAATCGATGATCGCTTCTAGAGGCTTGAAGACAAGGTGATGGAGTTTGAAGGTCTGATGGAGAACAATACGCAGGAGATGCAACATCTGAGGACTATCATTAATGAGTTGAGAGTGGAACTGATTGATCTCCTGAGGTTAAACAAACTACCGCCACCGCCGGTGTTCTTAACAACGCCGGGAGCTTCTTCGGTCCATGGCCGAGGTAATATAGCACCAAATCCCCCTCCTGTTAGCACTTATGAGGTTGGAGAAAGCAGTAACATACTAGGAAGAAGGCCCCAAAACCCCACCGTGGTTGTTCCTATTAGGGGAGCTAATGAACCTCGAAATTTTGATATGAACATAAGCCATGCTGTTAATATGAATGCTCAGAATGAACTCCAACTACAAGCCCAAATTACTAGACCTATAGCTGAATTTCCACAGTTTGATTATGCTTATCCTAGATTATTAGTTCGaagatgtgattttttttttaatgatttccCAGACCCCTATGCATTCTTACTTGGATTACTTGACTTTGTATCTGAATGGTAAGGTAGGAATATGACTTGAAGGCTATGTGAGTAACCTAAGGGATGAATTTGTTTGGAGGGATTTTACCCAAGGAATTTACAGGAGATTTGGTATCGATTCGGTGTCAATAGAAGAGGAGTTCACTGCCTTAAATAGATAGGTAATGTGGATGAGTTTACAGAGAAGTATGAAGAATTAAAGAGCTTGATGTTGCAGGATCACCCATACCTCACTGCGAATTATTTTCTCAATCACTATATCTGTAGACTCACACAAACCATCAGGTGCTTTGTTAGAGCATCCAGACCAACTACTTTGGAGGAGGCTATATGGTTAGCTAAACACTTTGAAGAAGGTATGAAGGCTCCATAGTTTTTCCCTAAGCTTCCATTTCAATAGAGGAATCAGATTGGGGATCCTAATGACACTCCTAGACTGTTACAACATGGTTAGGAAGGAGGTAGTAATACAGTGAATATGAGGAACTCTGAGATGGATAGACTGAAGAATCAAAAACTATGTTTCTATTGTAAGGAAAAGTGGCAGTATGGCCATAAATGTAAGCCAAGACCTACCTTTGCTGCAATAGAAGGGATAGGGAAGGATAATGAATGGCAAAAACCGAGTGAAGGAGAGCAACAAAAATCTGAAGAGGTTAAAGTATCACTATGTACAATGGTAGGTGGTAAAAGTATGAATATCATTAAAATGGTGGGAACAGTTAACAGGAGACAGATTACAATTTTGGTGGATACTGGGAACACCAATAGCTTCGTGGATCTTACTAAGGTAACTGAAGAGGAAGTTTGAAAGGGCAAAACCATTGAGTGCCACTGTGGCAAATGGTAAAAAATTGACATGTGATACAGTGTGTAAGGATTTTCAGTGGGAGGTTCAAAATGAGAGGTTTACCAAAGACTTTAGGTTGCTGAGGTTTGAGGGGTGTGACATGATCTTAGGCATGGACTGGATAGACCAGTTTGCCCCAACTCAAATACACAACAGACCACTAAGCATATCCTTCTTTAAAGATGGCATGACAAAAGGAGCCAAGATAAGAGAGGTAACTAAGAAAAAGGTAAAGAAAAAGCAGCAGATTAAACACAACAATAAGGTAGCTCCACAAATACTGGTGTAGTGAGTCAATTTACCAAGGCAGCCATGGGAGGATTATCAACATATGATAAAGTAGTTCTAAATTTTGATCCTTAGGGACAATGATCAAGTGAAGCGGAGGGGAATGTCATGATTCGGACCACCTTGCGATGCCGTTTTTTTTACCAGCTTAGTGATGTCACCAACAGAGGAGATATCATGTGGCTCGTGGTCCGGAAGATAAgctaatagttattatttttgttatttttgcttCCTTATGAATCCAGATTATTAAGTTTTCTTCCTCTGTCTACTCTAAATTTCTCTTCCTTTCTTCTGCAATCCTTTTATTCTTCTGCcattcttttcctttcttcctttttctttctctttttaattCCGTTGGGTTGTTACACACACTCACTTTTAATTCTAAGTTATTATTGGCATTGcactttttgtctttttacagtttactaataaaacattagggacgaaatttacaattttagtataactcagggacgaaaaatgcaacgCAAATGATaatttagggatgaaaagtgaacCAACACCCATggacaaaatttacaattattctACGGAgtataacttagagacgaaaaacgcaatttttctaaattttaactatcatatcaatcaatcaatcaatcaatactatataaaagtaaaatcttcctatttcatttttcccgcccgaacttttgtagtcaattaattaaatattttattgattaaataattaataaagcttatttggtaagaaagtgtaaaatgaaaattaactaatatctattatttggtaatattgtttctatattcacgtatcaatactattaataaaaaattaataaaatttaattggtaacaaaattttatttaccaaattatgagaataattaaaccattataattgtgagaataatggaaacaaattatgcataataaattaaaaaattccttgaattttgcataattttataagaaataataatttattaattattatttaaatcaataataataattcaaatacttatctatactactattaataaaaataaaatcatcttttgtgaaattttcacccaaacaatagtaaagataaaatggaaaaaagaacttatattactaattgattgaaaatataaaaagattcttatgaaaaaaaatgaaaattaggcaaattaaaaaaagaaaatgatattactaattgactgaaaatattttaaaaaattttaaaatctaattacacttcttttgtaaaattatacaaatttaaaGTGAATGATTAAAagtagaataaaaaataaaaatttgtcgTGGTGAAAAGAGCAAATGGAAATAAAAGCTCTCTAAAAAAGGGGGggaaaaaaaacagaagaaagaACTATATGTGGACCCAATTTGTTGACGTCAAGAGACCCCTTTTCCTTCATTCATTGACCGAGaattttaatacttttattttgGCCCACCTTATTTCCACGAGTAAATTTTACTGTGCGTAATGCATTATTAAAATTACTCACGTTCTAGACTTATAAAGCATGTGAAAAGATATAAATCatgataatttaatttcttttttcaaatattacCTACTGTATTAGCGAGTTAAATCCGTGCGGATAAacacattcatataaataataaattttatgcatataaatAGTGAAGTTAAATTTATTGAATATCGTGTTTATGAATAAAGGGGTGTGGAGTGTACCGAATAAGTCTAGTTATGTTTTACAAATAATGAAAATGTACACACAATTAGTTAACCTtatgcatataaataataaatcacCAAGTTATTTTCATACTATTttgtataattcaaataataaacattatgtataaaaataatgtaccttatgcatagaaaataatgtactctataCTATACATGGTCCATCTAATAAGCATTGATTTCCACTCTACCATTTCATCcgcttttgtttttatttttataattcatgtTTCTCAATTTTATTATACTATATTTTATATAACTCATAAACTTGATCCTACACTTCTATACACGAAGAATTCAATCCAAACTCAAATTTCTAATGTTTATTGCAGAAATTGAATTCTCACCAGTTAATACCTAGTGacacatttctttttttttttctcatagaATGTATTTGTTTATTGATATGAGAAACTTGTAACCATTACCAGATGATGTATGTTAGATAAAATACGTATTGTGATTCTAACCggcaaatatgatttttatttttgaaaagaaaaaaacataaaatgtactccgtatttatttatatttttaatttaaaaataaaaataaaaataaaagtaaaagaagaagaaagaaaatcgAGAAGTTAAAGTAATAAATGCAATTTAACTTTTCCTTTCATAGAGAGTTAGAGACCATCTTTGAATTTCTCCCTCCCCGCTTTAATCAACTACGTACTGCATATCAACGGCTGACATTTGTCCTCATAAAACCCCAAAATCTTGTTCTTTAATCTCTACCCCCAGGGGCCAGGGCCCGCCTCCTTTACTCGCAGCCTCAAGAGGATCAAGTTTGatcaaaatttttgaattttccGACGAAAGCTGTGAACTTTATCTCGATTCAAAACACATAAGAGAAATGGGCAATAAAATTGTGATGTTTTGGTAGGGAGTGGGGGTGGGGTTTTGGCACAGAAACAGAAGATGCCGGTTTCAACAAGATCTCGCACAGTGACAAGCAGCCGACATCATCAAAATGACCCAACAACCGGACCCAAACTGGAAAACCAGGAAGAGAGCCAAATGTGTTGTAAGATGATGAGAAATCCACACCACGGgttgaaggagaagatgaaGGAACTAACCCTTTTGTATGAGCAGCAAAAGCAAGCCTCTATGAAGAACCGAATTTTGAGGGTTGAAGAGCCTCCTAGCCTGGATATCGTGGGTTCATCGAATTCAGTCCCTAATTCTACTGTTACAAGGACTTACGTGCCCCCGCAGGAGAATGTGGGTGTGGAGGCCGGCGGTGGCGAGAGGATTGTGGGGTTTTCTTGGCCGAGAAGGGCGAATAGAGGGGGGGCTACTAGTGAGAATGTACAAGAAAGTGAAAGCAATGGGGGTGAGgcaagtagtagtagtagtagttgtAGGATTCTTGTTTTTGTGAGGCTAAGGCCATTGGCCAAGAAGGAAATGGACGGCTGTGTGAGAATTGCTAATGGAAAAGATGTTTATCTCACTGAACCTGCTACTGAAAATGATTATCTTGGATTAAAGAGGCTTCGAGATCGCCATTTTACCTTTGATGCCTCATTTCCTGATTCTGCTTCTCAGCAACAAGTCTATTCCACAACGTGCGTAAGATcaacttttcttcttttttttagtcAATTCTATGTGCTTTGAGTTAGTATGCCTGAATAGAACACTTCCATTTCCAGTTCATCAATGCTATTTGATATGGTGCTGATTATATCTGGTTgtaagtatttatttgttttccaAAATTTGCAGCTGCTTGTGTTTGGCTTACATTTTTAGTATAGAAAATTCGTTCTTTTCTTCTCCGTAAAGGtcgaatccccaaccccaagacCCCCACACCCCGACCCGACAAAGCAGGTAAGAtgatgtaaatcacggtaactcagTGGCTATGCAGACATGGCCAAATGCCAGTGCGCACAAGGGATCTGCCTACTTTAGGCATAATCCTCACAAATTGCCGCTTCCAAGTTTTAAATAttggtctcttctcccaaatactgcCTAATAAATCAGTGTGCTAAGCCTGTGTTGTGGAGTTGTGTAACTTGGGTTACATGATAGTCATTAATTATGAAGCATTTGGGGTTCCTTGAGTCCAGCAACATATCTTCCCTATTCCAAATTTTCTAGGTTTCATTTGGATCATATTTGGTTAATTGGGTGCTTTTATTGTAGTGAAGACTTACTATATGCAGTCAATACTTTTGGAAGTTCTCAATAGTTTTGGCAATTAGGATTTACTATTGCTTTTAATGCCAAAACATGAGAGGTAATATGAGTTGTAATAGCTTTTAATAATGCCATTTTTCATCATCTTTCAAAGGGTTGTAATTCCGTTTTCTCTTTCATGGTACCAACTCCTTAGAGCTGAGTATATTTAAGCTTTAAGGAacttaacattatatatatatttttgtgggACTTCCAGAACAGCAGAGCTTGTGGAAGCGGTTCTGCAGGGTAGAAATGGGTCTGTCTTCTGCTATGGAGCAACCGGAGCTGGAAAGACGTACACTATGCTTGGTACAGTTGAGAATCCCGGGGTAATGGTCTTGGCAATCAAGGATCTGTTTAACAAGATAGGGGAAAGGAGCTTTGATGGAAATCATGTAGTCCATCTTTCCTATCTGGAGATCTACAATGAAACTGTCCGAGATTTATTATCCCCGGGGAGGTCTTTGGTCCTTCGAGAAGATAAACAGGTTTGTATGTGCATATATAGTAGCATCTTATTTATTGAATCCTTAGATGACTGTTTGCTTTGCCGTTGTATACCTTTCATCGGAATTGATCATGATATTGTCATATTCTCCTAATCATGTTAACGGATATTCCATCAATACAATGTGTTGTCACTAGCATTTTGTGATAGAACAATTTGAATGAAAAGGTTGTGCTGTCAAGTGGTACAAAGTACAAGAATTATAAGCAGCACGGTCCGCTTTCTTTGTCTTTCTGTTTATTAATATCATTCAAgctatttattttaaaaatttcaggGGATTGTGGCTCAAGGTCTTACTCAGTACAGAGCATATTCTGCAGATGAAGTATGCAATATTGCAATCCTTCCATTGTTTTAGACCGTTTATAAGACCGGGACCTTGTTAAGGAAAAGGGTTACTGATCTCTGTTTCTGCTATAAATGGCAGGTAATGGCATTGCTTCAACAAGGAAATCTTAACAGAACCACAGAACCAACTCGTGTTAATGAAACTTCCTCACGTTCTCATGCAATTCTGCAGGTTTTCATTGCTACTATAAGGAATCGTTAAAAAAGTTGTGTTTTGCTAGCATGGTGTCTTATAACGCTTTCTTATGCAATCACATTCAGGTCGTGGTTGAATATCGTTTCAAAGATGATTTGAATAACATTGTATACCGCATGGGAAAGCTATCACTTATCGATCTTGCTGGCTCTGAGAGAGCGCTTGCTACTGATCCAAGAACGCTAAGATCTCTCGAGGGTGCCAACATAAATAGGTCACTCCTCGCTCTCAGCAGCTGCATCAGCGCACTCGTTGAGGGGAAAAAACACATACCATTTCGGAATTCCAAACTTACCCAATTGCTCAAGGACTCCCTTGGTGGAGCTTGTAATACTGTGATGATTGCTAACATCAGCCCGAGCAGTCACGCTTTTGGTGAAACACAACACACGCTTCACTGGGCTGATCGTGCTAAGGAGATCCGGACAAAGGTTAATTACTTTCAGCTTCTAGCTTCGATCTTCGGTGATTCTAAATTGAACTGTTGGATGCATTGCCTTGCCATTTTGGTGCAAATTGTCATCATCATCTAATAACTACTGCTACATTGTTTACTTAGAAAGTTGAAAAATTTTCATTGTCCAAACAAAAGCCATAGTTGGATGGTGATGAATCAGTTTATTTAGTAAGATTTATCTAACCATTTATCCTTAACATTTCAGGCTTATTACACACATGATAAAATGCTGATTCCTGATTCTGAAATAGATCAGGCCAAGTTATTGCTCGAGTTACAGAAAGAGAATCGTGAATTGAGAATGCAGTTGGCTCGTCAGCAGCAACAGCTACTAAGTAATCAAGCGCAAAACTTAGCCCCAAATGCATCACCCACCGCATCTACTGTTACCTCTCAATTATCCCCTTCACCGTCTCCAGCTCATCCAAACGAGAAAAGAAAAGCAAGACCCTCGCTTTTGGGTGCTAATTGCTTCACCCCAGAATCCCAGAAAAAGGGAGCAGATGAGACGGTTAAGGAGCTCAGGAAGGTTGTGAGTGAACTGGAGGCTGAAATCGAGAGAATGAAAATGGACCATGCATTGCAGATAAAGCAGAAGGATGATTTCATACACGAGCTTTCCAGGAAAAGCCAAAAACCGGCCAGGGTAGGTGGAGACTCAATGAAAAGGGTCATTACAAGGGTGAATATACAGGCAGAGCCAGAGGAGGCATGCGAGGATGAGTTAAAGACTCAAAGTCATCGTTTTCTATCCCCAGTTGCCACAGCAAAAAAACGTACTTTCTGGGACATAGCAATGCCAAGTAACCCATCACTCGTCACTCTAACTTCACGACAGACCAGAAACCATGTCAATACAGAAACCGTAGTGACTGCATCCAAGCTTCTCCAGGTgggtgtaaatgtgtaattGACTTATATTCTCATTAGTTTTCTTCCATTACTAGTTTGATAAGCTGGACATGAAAATAGTTTCTAAAATTCCACCATGATTGTGGTTTGGGCAGCCAGGATTCGCTCGCCAAAGACCCTGAAATTTGTAAAGCAGttaaagaatgaagaattaagagcTAAAAATGGATGCAAGTGATCCAAAGGGGGGAAACGCCATATCAGCTTCGGGGTAATCTTCCTTCCTGCAACGTATATTCTTTCAAGTAGATTGTTCTATGCAAATGATATAATCAATCTAGTTCCCCTACCAAAAACAAGGGGAAAACTAAGCAGATTCTATTTATTTAGCTATACACATGAACTTTCTGATAGTTTCATATAAAATctgtattaattatttcattgtTATCTCTTCAGTAATGCAGCAGAAGCATTCTAAATTCTGTTCTTTTCCTTAAGTCTCCACTTCTGGGCAGTTTTACCATTTGCCCTTTTGATTCATTCATACTTCTAGCAGTGCATCAAGCAACAACAATTTTAAATTCAGATGGTTTAAACTATCCATATATGAACATTTTGTATTTCTGCAGAATATATGTAAGTCTGGTATGGAAAAGCAGCCATCTAAAGTGAAGGACAAATCATTTCATATCATAAGATAATCATAATCACATCATCTAAGCCCTCCCAAAAGATAAGAATGTTTTTTTCCCCTGTGAAAATCATTACTTTGCTTGTGTTTTCAAAATCACCAAAAGATCATTTGTGAATTGAATAgagaaataaaatcaatatagttGACCTTACATAGAATTGATCTCACTGGAATTTTCCTTGtaatgataaaataaaagatttataTCCAATGAAcagtattaaaaattaaaatatcgaattgtatttttaaaaaaagaaaaaaaaatacttgagTGTGCACAAAGGAAAATGAAGAGAGAATGACTGAATAAGGTTGTAAACACACACAGGTAAAACGGCATTGTTTAGTAGTATGTCAAACCTTAACCCTAAATAATTTTGGATATTCGTATGGGTCAGATATGAAAGTATCtccccccacccacccacctGAAATTACAAAACCGACTATTTTAGGGTTGCAAGTTGGTATTCGAAGCTCGACTATATTCGGATATCGGATCGGTCGATTTTTTTCAGGTGGGTTGGGTTTGTATGTGATTGCCTTAAAACTTGTTGTAAAAGAGGACTTTAATAAAGATTGCTTAtcttaattttaattgaaaagaaaatcacATTTCACTTATATATgcgtgtgtatgtatgtgtgttaaTGTATGTATGAGTACAAAGGATGTTTTACTGTATTAAATGAAAGAGTCATTTCCAATTTTGGTCTTACTgttattgtggcattgccaattttagtccacttcattaatttttgtcacattgcggccagtcttatttagttattgtcacttttagtccaccgttaaaattttcgtcaaataactgtccaaaacagggatattttgatcttttcatgctttgatcatctcctttaccctttgtagtggttttccttatagATTTTCATTCAATGAAGAGGttcggcgaaagccatggctttgtaatgtggctcacatggctttcgtcaGACCTCTTTAatagatgaaaatgtgtaaggaaaatcactgcaaagggtcaaggagatgatcaaaacatgaaaataccaaaaatacccttattttggACGACAATttaacgaaaattttaacggtggactaaaagtggcaagtaCTAAATAAGaccaatgtggcaaaaattaatgaagtggactaaaattggcaatgctccaataacaataggaccaaaaatggaaatgactctaaacGAAAATTATGACATCACTTTTAGATCGAACGTAAGttgtttcaaatttaaatacgaATAACAATGTTGAAGCGAATGATAAATTGAATGAAGgaaaatgcagaaaagtaaacaaaatgAGATCCCACACCCAACATAAAGAACATAGTAGAAGCAACCTTTAGCATAAAAGTATTCATCACATGATGAACAAACTGTTTTCTTTAGGTTAATGCTGGGGTTGAGCATTGATTAGGTTAAGATTATGAAATGCAGCATGTTTATAACTTTATGTCCCAGCACACTACTTTTTCTATTATTGGGACGGAGAAACTCACAATCAGCCAACCACTCATTATGTGAAAGTCTACACTGGATGAAATATTATCCCTGTATAATAGTTTGTAAAGTAAACAGAAGAGTAAATCGTACTAAGAAAATTCTGTGCGATGAGCTCGACTGAAAGAATATTAACaagaattaaattgaaaatcATGTTTAACCCGCTTGACCATTCTTTCGGGCAGCACACTACTTTTGAATCTTTGAACAATGATGACTACATGATCAAAACAAAACTTATTAACATCTTTATTATCTGCTTTGAACACTGTAATCCTTGCCACTTGCCACTAAGATGGCCCCCCAAACCCCCTTTTTTTCCCAACTTTGTATAAAGAAAAGAAAGCCTTGAAACTAGGAGCGGCAATGATGCCATTTTGTTCAAAAAAACTGTTCCTTCAATCATAAAAGAGGAAGGAAAATAATAACAACCACTCTTAATGAAGCATTACATATCATTTCTTTAAATTAATCATAGTTTTGGTTTTGTTAAATGAAATTCGTTAATATACttattacataatttttttttatacatatgtTATAGTTAGAACGTAATTGTATGTATCATGGTATGTAGCTAAAAATTATAATCATTGTATCCAGTAGAAAAAACTTTTTGTGATAGACTAAAAGACCGAGGTTGAGACCAGTCTCGGTTGCGCTGAGCGTCCGAGTCTGAGGCCGAAACAGTGTGGCATCGATCCGAGTTGCCCTTGACTTCCTTCTCCGATCGGTTTGCTCCTGATCCTGCTCTCAATATATCCATTTTGtatcattaaaatatattaatcatgTAAATTGGtcaaatataacattattttattagtgtattttatttgatatatatgtttGATAATATTTACCTTTGAATATATAATTGGATGTATACGTTGATTTGTAATCAATTGctataatcattatatagagtAGAAAAAACTTTGTacttttaatttcattaatgaTTGTAAATTGAtgaaataataacattattgtATTGATGTATTTAAAGTAGTTGAAAACAtcacattacaaaatataatattaatttgtccTTAATGGAATACTACAAGTATTTTATTCAAGTCATTAGTTACAAATAATTTATAGTCATCCTTCTTTCTCATCAGTCATCACTTAATGGATCAATAATGAACCATAAGTAGCCATTACTTTTTGAGcaaattttttgaaatatatttttaatatatactaaagataaattatttatgtattaaatgtacattatttgataatataaaataatatatatatatatatatatta
It includes:
- the LOC116009083 gene encoding kinesin-like protein KIN-8A isoform X1, which produces MPVSTRSRTVTSSRHHQNDPTTGPKLENQEESQMCCKMMRNPHHGLKEKMKELTLLYEQQKQASMKNRILRVEEPPSLDIVGSSNSVPNSTVTRTYVPPQENVGVEAGGGERIVGFSWPRRANRGGATSENVQESESNGGEASSSSSSCRILVFVRLRPLAKKEMDGCVRIANGKDVYLTEPATENDYLGLKRLRDRHFTFDASFPDSASQQQVYSTTTAELVEAVLQGRNGSVFCYGATGAGKTYTMLGTVENPGVMVLAIKDLFNKIGERSFDGNHVVHLSYLEIYNETVRDLLSPGRSLVLREDKQGIVAQGLTQYRAYSADEVMALLQQGNLNRTTEPTRVNETSSRSHAILQVVVEYRFKDDLNNIVYRMGKLSLIDLAGSERALATDPRTLRSLEGANINRSLLALSSCISALVEGKKHIPFRNSKLTQLLKDSLGGACNTVMIANISPSSHAFGETQHTLHWADRAKEIRTKAYYTHDKMLIPDSEIDQAKLLLELQKENRELRMQLARQQQQLLSNQAQNLAPNASPTASTVTSQLSPSPSPAHPNEKRKARPSLLGANCFTPESQKKGADETVKELRKVVSELEAEIERMKMDHALQIKQKDDFIHELSRKSQKPARVGGDSMKRVITRVNIQAEPEEACEDELKTQSHRFLSPVATAKKRTFWDIAMPSNPSLVTLTSRQTRNHVNTETVVTASKLLQDSLAKDPEICKAVKE
- the LOC116009083 gene encoding kinesin-like protein KIN-8A isoform X2, with translation MPVSTRSRTVTSSRHHQNDPTTGPKLENQEESQMCCKMMRNPHHGLKEKMKELTLLYEQQKQASMKNRILRVEEPPSLDIVGSSNSVPNSTVTRTYVPPQENVGVEAGGGERIVGFSWPRRANRGGATSENVQESESNGGEASSSSSSCRILVFVRLRPLAKKEMDGCVRIANGKDVYLTEPATENDYLGLKRLRDRHFTFDASFPDSASQQQVYSTTTAELVEAVLQGRNGSVFCYGATGAGKTYTMLGTVENPGVMVLAIKDLFNKIGERSFDGNHVVHLSYLEIYNETVRDLLSPGRSLVLREDKQGIVAQGLTQYRAYSADEVMALLQQGNLNRTTEPTRVNETSSRSHAILQVVVEYRFKDDLNNIVYRMGKLSLIDLAGSERALATDPRTLRSLEGANINRSLLALSSCISALVEGKKHIPFRNSKLTQLLKDSLGGACNTVMIANISPSSHAFGETQHTLHWADRAKEIRTKAYYTHDKMLIPDSEIDQAKLLLELQKENRELRMQLARQQQQLLSNQAQNLAPNASPTASTVTSQLSPSPSPAHPNEKRKARPSLLGANCFTPESQKKGADETVKELRKVVSELEAEIERMKMDHALQIKQKDDFIHELSRKSQKPARVGGDSMKRVITRVNIQAEPEEACEDELKTQSHRFLSPVATAKKRTFWDIAMPSNPSLVTLTSRQTRNHVNTETVVTASKLLQPGFARQRP